DNA sequence from the Vicia villosa cultivar HV-30 ecotype Madison, WI linkage group LG3, Vvil1.0, whole genome shotgun sequence genome:
TGCTTGAATGTTTTAGCCGAAGGTGCAGCATATTTAGCCGAAAAACCGCGACCTAAagattcttcatcatcttcttcccacGTACCATCATCAAAATTTTGAGCATAGCTTAAAGGGTCATACCTATAAGTGTTGTTTGTTCTTCTCTTCCATGGAATCTTCAATTTGAGACCCCTCCAACATGAAAATAACCCTCCTCCTCCATTTGTTTTGCTTCCTCTAGGAGATGAACTTGTTTCCATTATTAGCTACTTTGAGACAAATAGCTTCATTGAATGAAAACTTTAGTGTGTAAGGTTTAGTGGATTCTTTTTCTATTCACAACTTGTGTATATTTTGCTAAGGATTTTAAGTGTGTGGTAGAGAATAATATAACTTgagacaaaaccttttttttttgtttttgtttttagaaTATATAATTGTCCTCTTAAGATTTGTTTTTATGGGATGAAAAGAATCTTAGAATGTTAATGGAAATTCggttaatattaaattaaacttTATGAAAAAATTGAATGTGTAGAGGACCGTTTTCTCATGAATTGGAAAGTGGCTTGTAAATAATACTCAATTTGGACCATGTCATTTTCATAGTTGATAGTGGAGAGTAACAATTCCTCCATATTAATACATTTTGAAGTATTTTTACTAAATATCTAGTTTCAAAAAGTTGAAGCGAGTAGAATTCTAGAACTATttatatatgtaaaaaaaattatatttattgtttCATTTTAAGCTATGCGCACTTATTTATGGAATAtcatatgaaataaaataaaattttaatttatattgataaTCAGGACCATCTTTAAAGATCTGCAAGATAATCTATAGCACAATATCTCATATTTTAGTTTATCagtaaattaaaattaacttcAACTTTTTACGCATCGTCTCTGTCGATAATGATTAAATGTTGTTGTAATTACAAAATAATGGCGAGTATAAGGTTGAAATATTAAAGTTGTATGAGAAAGGGATttatttgtttgatgttatgatgAGTTTGGGCCAAACTTTTGGAAGTTTTGAAAAAGCATATTCCCACAAGATACAACTTGTCGACATATAATATAGCTTACGGGATCATAATGATTACCAATTCTATGTACCAGAATTGCATAAACACCAGAATTGAAGTTTAAAAAATATGATTACTGTCCTATAATCAAAACCACCTGGACAATTGGCACACAATAGGGACAATATAACCATATTTGATAATCGGCTCGCAGTAGGGACAATATTCGGTACCAACAAATTCAACTAAAACACAATCAACATAAGCCTTTCCTTGAAGAGAATAAATAGGACAGacccttatatatatattatcaaaaaatTCAGTTGAAGATTgagatcaaaagaaagaaaatcatATTGATTGAGTGTGGTTACTCGATTTCATATCCAAAAAAGTATTAAAATGGCTGGCACTGCCCATTTTGtaaatagaatcaaatcaaaacGTACACAAAGGGGCAGCGATGACAATACCATATATAGTCTCCATTATTTCCTTCCATTTGACTTTGGGAAGCAGATGCAATGCTTGGTTCCAGCCGGTTGGAGAAACTCGGAGAAGTTCCAACTTCATGAAACTAATAACTATGAAGGAAGCTTCCATATCCAAGTCACAAGCCTCGTTGTTCAAGATATAACTCACTCTGCTCCATCTTTTCTTTTAATTCCAGTCCAGTTCCCTATCACGAACCAAAAAATAAAGCACCAGATCATGTTATATATTTGGCAATCCTAGCAATCAAGTAATCAGACTAAAATGTCTCAGAAAGATGAGAATCAAAAACTCTAGAAAACATGAAACATGACTAGTGCATATCATCGCCAAGTAGCAATACAATAACAATACAAGATTCAGAGCAAGAAGTCGCTAACATAAGCTATCTAACAAAATCTAAAGTGCACACAAGTATAACACAGACATGTAAATGCATTTTATCCATACCTGTACTGCAGAACTTTTCTTCATAAATCCTCTGGCACACAACTCATCCAATAACCCCAAAGCCTCCTCCGCTAATCCTTCATAAGCAATGCCTTCAATAAGAATTGTATAGGTACTTTCAGTAGGTTTGCATCCTTTTGCTACCATATGAGCCAGAAGATCAATAGCACGGCTAGTTTGACGTGCCTTACAAAATCCGAACATGATTGAGTTGTAAGTGTAAACATTGGCCCTAATACCTAATCTTTCCAAGTAATCGTAAATTTTGATAGCACCTTCAACCTTTCCCTTACGGATAAATCCCCCAATCAGCGAAGAGTAAGTAATTGCATCGGGTTTAAGACCTTTCCGACACATCTCATCCAAGAGTTTCACAGCACGCTCTGTTGCTCCAATCTTCAAAAGCCCGTCAATAACTGTATTATACGTAATTGCAACGGGAGAGCACCCTTTGCTACTCAATTGATTCAACAAATCAACAGCAACATCCACCTTCCCGTCTTTGCATAAAGCAGTAAGCAAAGTATTATAGGTCACAATATCCGGGTAACAACCCTTCGACACCATTACTTCCAAATACTCAATTGCTCTGTCGATCTTTTTTTCTAAACAAAACCCATGAATCAATGGATTGTAACTCAAGGAATCCGGAGTACAACCATAATTTGGCATCTTCTCCAAGATATCCATAGCCCTACCGAGCAAACCTTTCCGATACAAAAAGTTAATCAAGATATTGAAAGTAACAACACTCGGAGAACAACCCTTACGAAGCATGTCAGCCAATAAACTCTCCGCATCCTTCCATCTTTCAGTACCACACAAGCTACGCAAAATAATATTATGAGTAATCACATTCGGTTTACAACCATAAGACGACATGTTATTCAACAACTCAATCGCTTCATCCACCCTATCTTCCTTGCAAATACCATTGATAAGAACATTAAGAGTAAACACATTTGGTTTACATCCTTTAACCTTCATCTCATCCAATAACTTGATCGCTTCACGAACTCCACTCTCTTTACAAGTCGCTTCTATCAATATAGTATACGTACACACATCTGGTTTACACCCTTTAACCCTCATCTCATCCAATAACTTGATCGCTTCACGAACTCCACTCTCTTTACAAGTCGCTTCTATCAATATAGTATACGTAAACACATCCGGATAACACTCTCTTTTCACTTGCCTATCATAAACTTCCATAGCTTGCTTGAATTTCCCACTATCACACAAACTACGCAAAATCGTATTATAAGTAATTACATCAGGCGAAACACTCATCCGTTCTAGAAACTCCAAAGCTGTCACTATATCCCCCGATTTACATAAACCCCTAATCAAAATATTGTAGGCTAAAATATTAGGAACAGCGCCAGAATCTTCCAGAATTTTAATAACCCGCATAGCCTTCCTAGTTTTGCCAGCCTTGCAAAACTGGCGAATAAGGCCCGTGGACGCAATGACATCCGGAATATCTCCCTTGTAACTAACACTCTCTAGAAACCTTAATCCTTGTTCTAATTCACCGATTCTAACCAATTTACGGAGATGACTAGTGTTATCTAACTCtatttcttctacatttcttgaACTATTTGAATTATTCCCATTAGGGTTTTTATCAAAATGTTGTGGTTTACCATTCAAACCAGAAGTTTGGAATTTCGAAACCGCGAAAACAGTTCTAACGTATTTGTGGGAAACTGTATATTTCAGAGGTTTTCTTTGGAAGAATGTTAATCTAGAAGCCTCTTTGTGAGAGTGGTGAAGTGAGTGAAATTGCTCACTAGGTATAACCAAATCCGTTGTTTTCATGGTAATAATAGCTTCTTTAACAAGTGATTATAAAAAGGATTTGACTTACTTGAGAGAAATGGTAGTGACGTTGTTGAGGAGTTTGTGTTTGCAAGAGAAAGCTGTGTTATCCGGGAAATGGATTCACTGACGTTTGGGCGCCAAAGGTAGAGTGCAGTTCAACTATTTTTGTCCATTAGATAAATCTAACATTCTTAATAATGCCACGtctctattttttaatttgaaaattaaaacacCTAGTTCAGGTGCACTACTTCACAGTACACACAGATCACCGGTTCACCAACACCTCCGCCATATCATCTTCTTGCCGTTTCTTGATGTTGTCATCATCGGCCTCTCTCGCCTTGTTTCTATTTTCCGTCATCTCCCACCTTGTTTCCATCTCCGGCCATCCCACATCTGGTTTGCGTTGCCGGAATCTTCTTGTTGTTCTCACCTTGTTTCTGTTTCCGATCATCTCCCACCTTGCTTTCGTCTTTAGCCATCCACGTTTTCAATAGTTATGGCGCAAGCCGACGAAGCTTCTCCTGCTACCGTCAATGTTGTAACAGTTATCTTTCTTCTTGAGTTTTTTTCATTTcaagaaattaaacaaaaaagaaggtcacgtggcATTTTGTTAAGCACATGATTTATCCAACGATTTTAAGTGTTCCAAAGGTAGAGTGACGTTACCGCGTAAACGTCAGACAATCCGGACCCGTGTTATCCGAGTATAGTATAGTATAAAACCGCTGTTTCTTGGTTTCGGCAGAAACACGTGTGTTTTTTTGTTCCGTCAACACTTTCAAACATATGGATAGGTTTCTTATTGGAGATTTTTGTTgctaatttttttggattaatAGCCTATGGGAAAAGTTAACATGTGACTCAAAGGCACAAGATAAAGAGATATctatagaaatattttcttggaacgtatccttaacatgtgtcctaagggcacatgttagcatgacccaataGTTATTTTTCCCGCCATAAGGAGCGAATCTCAAAAAGAaccctataaaaaaatatttagtggataaagtcaacaaaaaaaatgTGACATTAGCCTTTAAACTTAGTAGGGAAAGCTTTAAGTAATGTTGGTCGGCCTCTAGAATGTTGTCCTATGTGAGATAGAATTAGAACACTTGGAATAAGTTGAAAACTTAGTAGAGAATAAGCGGATTAAATGTAATCTcatcattaaaatattttatagccTTCT
Encoded proteins:
- the LOC131660155 gene encoding pentatricopeptide repeat-containing protein At1g09900-like, which gives rise to MKTTDLVIPSEQFHSLHHSHKEASRLTFFQRKPLKYTVSHKYVRTVFAVSKFQTSGLNGKPQHFDKNPNGNNSNSSRNVEEIELDNTSHLRKLVRIGELEQGLRFLESVSYKGDIPDVIASTGLIRQFCKAGKTRKAMRVIKILEDSGAVPNILAYNILIRGLCKSGDIVTALEFLERMSVSPDVITYNTILRSLCDSGKFKQAMEVYDRQVKRECYPDVFTYTILIEATCKESGVREAIKLLDEMRVKGCKPDVCTYTILIEATCKESGVREAIKLLDEMKVKGCKPNVFTLNVLINGICKEDRVDEAIELLNNMSSYGCKPNVITHNIILRSLCGTERWKDAESLLADMLRKGCSPSVVTFNILINFLYRKGLLGRAMDILEKMPNYGCTPDSLSYNPLIHGFCLEKKIDRAIEYLEVMVSKGCYPDIVTYNTLLTALCKDGKVDVAVDLLNQLSSKGCSPVAITYNTVIDGLLKIGATERAVKLLDEMCRKGLKPDAITYSSLIGGFIRKGKVEGAIKIYDYLERLGIRANVYTYNSIMFGFCKARQTSRAIDLLAHMVAKGCKPTESTYTILIEGIAYEGLAEEALGLLDELCARGFMKKSSAVQGTGLELKEKMEQSELYLEQRGL